From the genome of Trichosurus vulpecula isolate mTriVul1 chromosome X, mTriVul1.pri, whole genome shotgun sequence:
AACAAGGTATGTTTTTTTTTGTGCTGACAGAGAACTGGAAAgtaaggggatacccatcacttgaggaatggctgaacaaattatgctacatgaatgtcatggaatactactgcaccatgagaaatgatggagatgttttcagagaaacatgggaagactcatGTGAgctaatgcagaatgaaatgagcagatccAGAAAAATAACTTATACAATAACActataaacaattttgaaaggccTGCACTGACCAATCACAATTTCAATGGACTCATAACGAAACATACTAGCTACTTCCTTGACGAAAGAGGGTATCTATCAAGGCATTTTGGGGACATGGTAAATGCAGGAATTTGTTCTACTTGACTAtacacatttgttacaagggttttcttttccgGGGGTGGGATAGGAGGCAATTTTCAATTGGCATGAAAGTTACAAaagttttcatttgaaaatgagaATGTATGACATTTACATGAACACAGCCACAAAATCTAGATTCAAGCTAACGAATGGATCATTTCATACACAGACCACAGGATGTTTTAGTGTAACTATTTGAAGAGCTATCTGAAAGAGGAGGGATCAGAAAAATTCTGattagccccagagggcagaattagggaTGGAAGTcataaaagaagcaaatttagctTTGATGTAGAAGGGGCTATCTTAGGAAAACAGTGGATTCCCCCCAGCTGGAGGTCTTTAAACAGAGACTGGATGACTATTTGTCAGGAAATGTTTGATCAGGATGAAGGGCCTTTCTCATTGATTATGGGAATTCTAGAAGGGGACATCTTTCCCTTTACATCTCATGGCCCCTTGATTTATTAAACAGAAGATAAAGCAGCAAGTGTACCTAAACGGATAATGGCAATTGGGTGGCTACCTTGATATCAAACTCTTGGGAGCTCAGGTAACATGGGATATAGCTTTGTGAACTCACAGCTAATTCTGAACTACATTAAGTTAAAAGTACTGCAAAGTTAGCTTCTCTGTGGTATCCAAATTTTCATTTGTTGGATAGGGGAAAAGCTAATGTAGAAATGCAACAGTGCTCCTTAATATTAATACAAATACATTCACAAGACCATTAAGCTAATTAGAGCACAGGCTCTTTTATATGGGAAATGAACAAAATCTACACAACAAAGATTTCAAAtgcattttattacattaataatGCCACGTTACAGTTGATAACAGACTACCTTTACTTCGTTATGTTAATTCTGGAACAATCCAGAATGACGCCAGCTTTGGCCAGCTTCGATGAAAAGGAATTTCTCCTTTACTGGCTCCTCCAATCTTTTGGGACCACCCTGCCCACAGGGGACAGGTTCCACTCAATTCCAATTTGTGTAGCCgcctataaaattaaaaaagattctCAGTTATACATTTCCAAACTTTAGACATGCCTCCCCAGCCAATTTCCTTTACAATTCCCttgtaaaggaaaggaaaagccaGGCTACTCTCATCAACCTAAAGTATACATCCATGGAAAGTGCTCAGTTTCACAGATCTTACATTTCCGTACTGGACacttttcctctcaaaattttACTTCCCACAGCCACATCACAACTAGTGAATAATGCCCCATACCCAGGAACTTCTCTGTCACTTTTTTCACTGGTTAGAACCACAAATAATTAACTCTTGGTTACTTACAGTCTCTGTTAAATATAAGAGGTAAATACTTTCATCTAATAGCAAATTATCTTTCATCCCACATTTCCCTTAGCAATAATTCTGTACTAAGAGGGGGATGCAATGGTACTTACATATGCCCAAATGGCAAGACAGAAAGTGGCTCCACTGAGCAATATTGGGGTGCCATACTTATCGTGAAAATTAGGCAGCCTGTCCTGGTGGTTCTGCCTTTCAACAGTTTGCTGAAAGCTgcgaactaaaaataaaacaaagaagtaTATCAGTTGCCAAGAAACCAGAGCAGATTTGATTGTTATTCATAATAATCATAAAGGACAAGTAGATATATGACTTTATGGTACTGAACACCTCATGTTTGCTTaaagtgaaaatataaaaaagcataaaacaaagcaggaaggaagacaaacagaatcacagaatgaccATAGTATGGAGAAATTCACCCAGACCCAAAATAAAAGACACTTTTCCCTCAAACTCAagactataggatcatagatctagaacctAGAAGGGACTTCGAGTCATTTAgttcaatatcctcattttaaagagaagaaaatgaggaccagattaagttaagtgatttgccaaatgtcacacaggtagtaagctcagaagaaaaatatgaacccAGGTTCTAGACTCCAGAGCCAGCTCTTCTCACTGTACTCTTTAAATAAATGAGTAATGGCAATGCCTCCAAATGATGAAGGAAAAATTTCAATTTTCTGCCCCTTCACAGGCATTCATAAAATGTTTGTTACTGCAACTCCACTTTTTAGAACATCTTATGCAGCGTGAACTAAGAAGGGTCTCAAACACTGCACAAGAAATCATGATACAGATTTCCTATCTGAAGTGTCATACTTATTAGGATTTTAGCTACTAGTAATTGAATTAATTGATTGATCCTCAACTCCGAGGCACTGAGGTCTCCCCAATTCCAAGGCCAGtcctttctatccactatgatgTATCACCTGCAAAATATGATAATATGCTACAATCAGAGATATGCTACCAAATTATGAGGTGCAAGGGCAAATAAATTCAAACTCAATTATATCATTggaacacaataaataaaaagcatAACTTGTCTCCCCACCCACATGTGTGACAACTATATAGTAAAGAAATTACTTTTAACAGAATCTATTTCCCCATATTTGGAGTATTCCATTCACCAGTTAACTGATGTTTTATTGATTGATCCTTTGTCACATAATTTAAGCAATGCAAAAAGCAGCACTAGGAACCAGAAGACTTAGGCTCAAATTCCTgcctttgaccttgggcaagtcacttaacccctctaggcctcatgtaaaatgaggggattagaagAGATGATTTCTAAATGCATGATCCTGTATAAACctggtggaaaaaaagaaaagtttcaaaATCTTGAAGTGTGGTTGTTTGTCACGCCTCCTCCCAATGCCTCTCCTATTGCACCCCCTCCCAATAAGATGTAATGGAGCTGCCCTATGACCACATAATAGCATGCATAAATTTCTTTAGGCCCTTTCCCAAATAATCTCCGCCCAGTTCCCTATGTCTTGAATTCAGCTAGGTTTCAAAACATGCTCTATGGGTGACATAAAACTTAAAATTACATTTACTGTACTAACCTCTTGAGGTTAGTGGCAGCGAGGCACTGGCCTGGGAGTTGTGCTGTGTGAGGTCCTTGGGgacctcccctctctgggcctctgtttccccatctgtaaaatgagggggttggaccaaatCAGGTGTCAAACTCTCAGCCAATAAAACTCCCGAGTATGGCCgaaccagattcaaatgtaagTGGGaagtatttcacaaaataaataaaaattcaatacacTGTAGAGAATGTTATcggcctgcagggatccatttctaattgagtttgacaccactggactagatcatctccagGGCCCCTTCCAGTTTTAACAAACATGCTATTATTCTTAAACAAGTAAAGGAAAGTGGTCTCTTATGAGAGCCAGTCCAAGATCTCCACATGCTAATGATGAAATAGCACCGGGATGATCACGATATAATTAGTCCAGGTTGTCCACATGACCCCACGAGacccatctccttcccttcctcctagcAAGTAAACAGgaagagaattttatttaaaagatgattagacattaatattttatttccttgaaCAACTTAAAGAATATCCATTTATATATCATACCTTGGCTATGAGCCACCCTGCAAAGCGCATAAAAATTGactaaaaagagaaagggggaggcgTCTGTTGGACCTCATCCTTTTAATCTCTGCCCTCCCCGCCAAGTCCCAGTGAGCTTTCACCTTATTTTACCAAGTCCCCAATTACCCCTCTTCTCTAGCTCTAGCTAGAGAACTCTAGCCCTTTTATGTGTTTAGTCTTATCAGAATTGGAAAGTAagctccaggaaaaaaaaggaatgtcttgctttcttgtatccccagcgcttagcacagtggctgacacATTAGCTTAaaagtttcattcattcactcattggTTCATTCAAAGTCTTCCTAGAAAGGCTGAAAAAAATTGGCTACGCAAACTACACAATATCATAGAGACTCTTTCCTGATAGAGATGAAACCTCCCTGATTTCCTTAGACacctcaaaagagaaacaatttcttTTCAGGCAAGTGGGATGGGGTGGGTTTGCCGCATAGGTCATGTGACTTCTGCCTAGCGCATTGCAGGAGTAGGAATTCGGGGTTTCACTGTGACAAAGGTGGGCTGAACCAGATCTTTAGTAGCCATCTTAGAAGGTGCCTTGGGGTTCCGAAGACAATAATACAAGCACACTCCCAGGATCCCACCCACAGCCCCCAGCCCCGCCCCCTGCAGCAGAGAAAAAAGGGTTAGAGCAAATAACATTGAAAGGTGATGCTCAAGGTCATACGGTGCGGGGCAAATTAGTAACAGAAATCAGGTCTCTAAACAGTCTAACGGGAAATCCCGAACGCAAGACACATTTTGGCCCCCAATGGGCCAATGTACCAGGTTAATTTTGATAAGGGCAAGGCTGGGAGGAGGTAACTGTTTTTGGAGAGACCAACCTTCAACATACAGAGAAATAAATGCCCCCCGCAAGCACAATTAATTTCTTGTGCCCCAGGGGAGAAGTGAAAGTGTCCTTGGGCGTAGCGATAAAGCCCGGGCAAATACAGAAACCAAGAGGATGGTAAGGGTGTGAGTGTCCTTCCCCTCAAAGTCACCGCGACCCTGGCGATGGCACAGAGCGGGTTGGGGGAGCCAGTGTCTATCCTTGGATTAATTTTAGGAGAGGGCATGCAGCACCCCCGTGGACCCTTCGAGGTCTTTTACCAAGGTCACTAAGACAACAGAGAGCTGGCTAGGCTTCCTCACCCAGCATGAGCACCGAGTGACAGCTCCGAGGTGGCGGGAAACATAGCTGGGTCCCTGGCGAGCAGATGCCCAGAAACGCTAAGGACTGAAGAGGACCTCTTCCCCCGCAAGCCTGTTAGACAGCACTGTTCGCAAACCGAGGCGATGGGTGCTTTCTAAAGAATTAAGTGGCCTCGATGGGAGAACAAAGGGATTCAAGGTTATCTGAAGGTTCGGCTTGGATTTTCAAGGGATAATCTGTctacaagaaaaaggaaatttgcTTACCCGAAAAGCGGCTCAAGGCCCTCCTAAACAGAGGGAACATCGCCAAAAGAGCCAGAAGAAACCACAGGGGACTCAGGTTGTCGACAGCGCGCCAAGCGCGGTGCTTCGCCCTTG
Proteins encoded in this window:
- the LOC118832739 gene encoding cytochrome c oxidase subunit 7B, mitochondrial isoform X2, whose amino-acid sequence is MFPLFRRALSRFSVRSFQQTVERQNHQDRLPNFHDKYGTPILLSGATFCLAIWAYAATQIGIEWNLSPVGRVVPKDWRSQ
- the LOC118832739 gene encoding cytochrome c oxidase subunit 7B, mitochondrial isoform X1, encoding MFPLFRRALSRFSDGETEAQRGEVPKDLTQHNSQASASLPLTSRVRSFQQTVERQNHQDRLPNFHDKYGTPILLSGATFCLAIWAYAATQIGIEWNLSPVGRVVPKDWRSQ